One genomic window of Magnolia sinica isolate HGM2019 chromosome 3, MsV1, whole genome shotgun sequence includes the following:
- the LOC131240755 gene encoding uncharacterized protein LOC131240755 isoform X2, giving the protein MPSGSKKRKASRKKKQQKKIHHDTRGNGGRDDDLNGLDEKDVETAAGTKKNPMEEGSENGSREPGPVKPDSNSKGVSIEHIQPVKGSDGGESYGDEGSSSSSSDEESPPIEFTSKVSGAPADINSTGLVVPLSEGVADVVEAAVVERVVPLSEGAVEVVEAAVVERVVPLSEGAVEVGEAAVVERVVPLADGAAGVLETAPVENLVVTEVKEAEPVQNLVVSEEAEPVQNLVVPEEAAPLEKSDVNHVIESTPVEISEATQVIEPVPVENSGILGGVDSPSTENNDKIPLPLSETAPSEKARDGGELLKESENKEQQVVSAGPLARRSSWMSCCGLFDAFLGSHR; this is encoded by the exons ATGCCGTCAGGATCAAAGAAGAGAAAAGCTTCCAGGAAGAAAAAGCAACAAAAGAAAATCCACCATGACACTCGAG GGAATGGTGGAAGGGATGATGATCTGAACGGCCTTGACGAGAAGGACGTCGAAACCGCTGCTGGAACGAAGAAGAATCCGATGGAAGAAGGATCCGAAAACGGCAGCAGGGAGCCCGGGCCTGTGAAACCTGATTCCAATAGCAAAGGCGTCAGTATCGAGCACATTCAGCCCGTGAAGGGATCGGATGGCGGTGAATCGTATGGTGACGAGGGGAGCTCTAGCAGCAGTTCGGACGAGGAGTCTCCACCAATTGAATTTACATCTAAGGTTTCGGGCGCCCCTGCGGACATCAATTCGACTGGATTGGTGGTTCCATTGTCGGAAGGGGTGGCCGATGTTGTAGAAGCCGCAGTGGTTGAGCGGGTTGTTCCGTTGTCAGAAGGGGCAGTGGAGGTTGTAGAAGCCGCAGTGGTTGAGCGGGTTGTTCCGTTGTCAGAGGGGGCGGTGGAGGTTGGAGAAGCCGCAGTGGTTGAGCGGGTTGTTCCGTTGGCAGACGGGGCAGCGGGAGTTTTAGAAACTGCACCGGTTGAGAATCTTGTGGTCACTGAAGTTAAAGAAGCTGAGCCTGTCCAAAATCTCGTTGTTTCGGAAGAAGCTGAGCCTGTCCAAAATCTTGTTGTTCCAGAAGAAGCTGCACCCCTTGAGAAATCTGATGTTAATCATGTTATAGAATCTACCCCGGTTGAGATTTCTGAGGCTACACAAGTTATAGAACCAGTCCCTGTTGAGAATTCTGGAATTTTGGGTGGTGTTGATTCTCCATCGACAGAAAACAATGATAAAATTCCACTACCATTGTCAGAGACCGCTCCAAGTGAGAAGGCTAGGGATGGTGGTGAGTTACTCAAGGAGTCTGAGAATAAG GAACAGCAGGTAGTTTCGGCTGGCCCGCTAGCGCGTCGGAGTTCATGGATGAGTTGCTGTGGATTGTTTGATGCTTTCTTGGGCTCCCACCGATGA
- the LOC131240755 gene encoding uncharacterized protein LOC131240755 isoform X1, with translation MPSGSKKRKASRKKKQQKKIHHDTREGNGGRDDDLNGLDEKDVETAAGTKKNPMEEGSENGSREPGPVKPDSNSKGVSIEHIQPVKGSDGGESYGDEGSSSSSSDEESPPIEFTSKVSGAPADINSTGLVVPLSEGVADVVEAAVVERVVPLSEGAVEVVEAAVVERVVPLSEGAVEVGEAAVVERVVPLADGAAGVLETAPVENLVVTEVKEAEPVQNLVVSEEAEPVQNLVVPEEAAPLEKSDVNHVIESTPVEISEATQVIEPVPVENSGILGGVDSPSTENNDKIPLPLSETAPSEKARDGGELLKESENKEQQVVSAGPLARRSSWMSCCGLFDAFLGSHR, from the exons ATGCCGTCAGGATCAAAGAAGAGAAAAGCTTCCAGGAAGAAAAAGCAACAAAAGAAAATCCACCATGACACTCGAG AAGGGAATGGTGGAAGGGATGATGATCTGAACGGCCTTGACGAGAAGGACGTCGAAACCGCTGCTGGAACGAAGAAGAATCCGATGGAAGAAGGATCCGAAAACGGCAGCAGGGAGCCCGGGCCTGTGAAACCTGATTCCAATAGCAAAGGCGTCAGTATCGAGCACATTCAGCCCGTGAAGGGATCGGATGGCGGTGAATCGTATGGTGACGAGGGGAGCTCTAGCAGCAGTTCGGACGAGGAGTCTCCACCAATTGAATTTACATCTAAGGTTTCGGGCGCCCCTGCGGACATCAATTCGACTGGATTGGTGGTTCCATTGTCGGAAGGGGTGGCCGATGTTGTAGAAGCCGCAGTGGTTGAGCGGGTTGTTCCGTTGTCAGAAGGGGCAGTGGAGGTTGTAGAAGCCGCAGTGGTTGAGCGGGTTGTTCCGTTGTCAGAGGGGGCGGTGGAGGTTGGAGAAGCCGCAGTGGTTGAGCGGGTTGTTCCGTTGGCAGACGGGGCAGCGGGAGTTTTAGAAACTGCACCGGTTGAGAATCTTGTGGTCACTGAAGTTAAAGAAGCTGAGCCTGTCCAAAATCTCGTTGTTTCGGAAGAAGCTGAGCCTGTCCAAAATCTTGTTGTTCCAGAAGAAGCTGCACCCCTTGAGAAATCTGATGTTAATCATGTTATAGAATCTACCCCGGTTGAGATTTCTGAGGCTACACAAGTTATAGAACCAGTCCCTGTTGAGAATTCTGGAATTTTGGGTGGTGTTGATTCTCCATCGACAGAAAACAATGATAAAATTCCACTACCATTGTCAGAGACCGCTCCAAGTGAGAAGGCTAGGGATGGTGGTGAGTTACTCAAGGAGTCTGAGAATAAG GAACAGCAGGTAGTTTCGGCTGGCCCGCTAGCGCGTCGGAGTTCATGGATGAGTTGCTGTGGATTGTTTGATGCTTTCTTGGGCTCCCACCGATGA
- the LOC131240755 gene encoding uncharacterized protein LOC131240755 isoform X3, translated as MPSGSKKRKASRKKKQQKKIHHDTREGNGGRDDDLNGLDEKDVETAAGTKKNPMEEGSENGSREPGPVKPDSNSKGVSIEHIQPVKGSDGGESYGDEGSSSSSSDEESPPIEFTSKVSGAPADINSTGLVVPLSEGVADVVEAAVVERVVPLSEGAVEVVEAAVVERVVPLSEGAVEVGEAAVVERVVPLADGAAGVLETAPVENLVVTEVKEAEPVQNLVVSEEAEPVQNLVVPEEAAPLEKSDVNHVIESTPVEISEATQVIEPVPVENSGILGGVDSPSTENNDKIPLPLSETAPSEKARDGGELLKESENKQVVSAGPLARRSSWMSCCGLFDAFLGSHR; from the exons ATGCCGTCAGGATCAAAGAAGAGAAAAGCTTCCAGGAAGAAAAAGCAACAAAAGAAAATCCACCATGACACTCGAG AAGGGAATGGTGGAAGGGATGATGATCTGAACGGCCTTGACGAGAAGGACGTCGAAACCGCTGCTGGAACGAAGAAGAATCCGATGGAAGAAGGATCCGAAAACGGCAGCAGGGAGCCCGGGCCTGTGAAACCTGATTCCAATAGCAAAGGCGTCAGTATCGAGCACATTCAGCCCGTGAAGGGATCGGATGGCGGTGAATCGTATGGTGACGAGGGGAGCTCTAGCAGCAGTTCGGACGAGGAGTCTCCACCAATTGAATTTACATCTAAGGTTTCGGGCGCCCCTGCGGACATCAATTCGACTGGATTGGTGGTTCCATTGTCGGAAGGGGTGGCCGATGTTGTAGAAGCCGCAGTGGTTGAGCGGGTTGTTCCGTTGTCAGAAGGGGCAGTGGAGGTTGTAGAAGCCGCAGTGGTTGAGCGGGTTGTTCCGTTGTCAGAGGGGGCGGTGGAGGTTGGAGAAGCCGCAGTGGTTGAGCGGGTTGTTCCGTTGGCAGACGGGGCAGCGGGAGTTTTAGAAACTGCACCGGTTGAGAATCTTGTGGTCACTGAAGTTAAAGAAGCTGAGCCTGTCCAAAATCTCGTTGTTTCGGAAGAAGCTGAGCCTGTCCAAAATCTTGTTGTTCCAGAAGAAGCTGCACCCCTTGAGAAATCTGATGTTAATCATGTTATAGAATCTACCCCGGTTGAGATTTCTGAGGCTACACAAGTTATAGAACCAGTCCCTGTTGAGAATTCTGGAATTTTGGGTGGTGTTGATTCTCCATCGACAGAAAACAATGATAAAATTCCACTACCATTGTCAGAGACCGCTCCAAGTGAGAAGGCTAGGGATGGTGGTGAGTTACTCAAGGAGTCTGAGAATAAG CAGGTAGTTTCGGCTGGCCCGCTAGCGCGTCGGAGTTCATGGATGAGTTGCTGTGGATTGTTTGATGCTTTCTTGGGCTCCCACCGATGA